The following DNA comes from Cucumis sativus cultivar 9930 chromosome 7, Cucumber_9930_V3, whole genome shotgun sequence.
TAATGAAGCGGAACAGGGTCATACAGGAAAATCAGATGAGTATGATTCCTCTATTGACATTCCCATTGCTCTGAGAAAAGGCACCAGGTCTTGTACTAAACACCCCATTTGCAATTATGTTTCCTACGAGAATCTCTCTCCTCAGTTCAGAGCTTTTACAGCAAGCCTTGACTCTACCATAATACCAAAAGATATCTACACTGCTTTAAAGTATCCTGAATGGAAGAATGCTgtcatggaagagatgaaagctcttgaaaagaatagtaCTTGGGACATTTGTACTCTACCTAAGGGACACAAAACTgtgggatgcaaatgggtgttctctctcaaatacaaagctgATGGTACTCTTGACAGACACAAGGCAAGGTTAGTTGCGAAGGGATTTACTCAAACCTATGGTATTGACTATTCAGAAACTTTTTCTCCAGTTGCTAAGTTGAATACTATTAGAGTTCTGTTATCTGTTGCTGTGAACAAAGATTGGCCTTTATATCAgctggatgttaagaatgccTTTTTGAATGGAGACCTCGTAGAGGAAGTCTACATGAGCCCTCCGCCTGGATTTGAAGCCCAGTTTGGTCAGCATGTGTGTAAACTCCAGAAATCTATATATGGTCTGAAACAGTCTCCCAGAGCATGGTTTGACAGATTCactacctttgtcaagtcccaAGGGTACAGGCAGGGACACTctgatcatactttatttacaaaggtttCCAAAACAGGAAAGATTGCTGTTCTAATAGTTTATGTGGATGACATTGTTTTGACTGGAGATGATCAGGCAGAAATCAGTCAACTAAAGCAGAGAATGGGcgatgagtttgaaatcaaggatttgggaaatttgaaatatttccttggaatggaggtggccagatctaaagaaggtatctccgtatctcaaagaaaatacatcctTGATTTGTTAACCGAGACAGGTATGTTAGGATGTCGTCCCACTGACACtcctattgaattcaactgcaaactaggaaactctgatgatcaagttccagttgataaagaacagTATCAACGCCTCGtgggtaaattaatttacttatctcATACTCGTCCTGATATTTCCTTTGCTGTGAGTGTTGTCAGCCAGTTTATGCAGACCCCTAATGAGGAACACATGAAAGCTGTCAACAGAATCTTGAGATACTTAAAATCAACACCTGGTAAAGGGctgatgtttagaaaaacagaCAGAAAGACCATTGAGGCATACACTGACTCGGATTGGGCAGGATCTGTTGTTGACAGAAAATCTACCTCTggttattgtacctttgtttggggcaatcttgtaacttggaggagtaagaagcaaagtgTTGTGGCCAGGAGCAGCGCTGAGGCTGAATATAGAGCTATGAGTTTAGgaatatgtgaggaaatttggcttCAGAAAGTTTTGACAGATCTTCATCAGGAATGTGAGACACCATTGAAGCTTTTCTGTGATAATAAAGCCGCTATTAGTATTGCTAACAACCctgttcaacatgatagaactaaacatgttgagattgatcgacattttatcaaagaaaaacttgacagtgggagcatatgcattccgTACATCCCTTCGAGTCAACAGGTTGCTGATGTTCTTACCAAAGGGCTTCTCAGACCAAACTTCGACTTCTGcgttagcaagttgggcctcattgatatttacgtcccaacttgagggggagtgttggaattctttcctttttttctaggctttttccttgttagaatcctagaataattatggaaagattatgggaatgtattccttattttcctaaatcttttccttttttattccattgtgtactctatttattctcccttgtacctattgctttattcattagaaaataataacaacacaaacaattgtggtttttctcccggtactcgggtttccacgtaaattggtgtgaactcgttgtctctattttcaataatattaaatcCTAGGGAGATAGCCACTATAGATAAAACTCATGATCTCTTAGCCCTTTATCAAGTCATGTCCTCTAGAGGGACTTTAGTATCATAAAAGACTTTATCAAGacatttaaactttgaacataattcaaatattattaaacatatatttgcATGCAATGGATTGACAGTTTTTCACGAGACTTTGAAGCAAAGATGATTAGCAAGAGTCTACCATGGCAAATTTGTTCTCACCTTCTTTTTAGTTGCTCTAATTCTCTTGTCAAGGTCACTGGAAGGTAACTGTGGATCATCAATTGGCTCAGAAGAAGGGCTTTCAACTTTCAGATTGGTAGAAACAGAAAGTTCATTCATCTGGGAACTTAATGACTGGATGGGTTCCAACCTATTATCTACATATGCTTCCTTCGCTTCAGTGATCTCTTCAACAACCACTTGTTCCAAGACTTTGTCCTTCTCATGAGCTGCCtggagaaaaaggaaagtgaagaaaaaagctttttgttagaaaataaataaacagcTATCCTTAGACTCTAAATCATGGTCAAGTTAGAACCagcacaaatataaaaatataaactcaaCCCGTGAGTTATTATATCATAAGATGCCTTTCTCAAAAAAACAAGGTTAAGTTGCATACGGTAAAATCCAAAGATGCAGATAAAATATCTTTCTAACTATTGATGTAGTAGGGACTAGTGGTTGATTAAATATTATCCTTGATTAATCCCATTTAGtatcttttcatcatttttaataCTTTCCTTTGCCTTTGTTCACCAATTGCTCACATATATTCATTACCATTTTGATTCATAATAAAGATTTGAGATGGAGTTATTGGAGAGCACTCTCCTTTAGTCACTTAGGCTACACCAGCTACACCAACTATTCAGATAGAAAAGCATGCCGATTTGAATACGGATGATCTTATTCCCCAAGTGATAATGGGAGGATAGAAGTCACAACCATGGTCGAAAATAgataagagataaaaaaaagtagtttcttatatatttaccTATATTTTGTCCTACATTTTATTGCATATGAACACTAATGGCAATCTTCAATTTATGGTCCTcccaaaaaaattgttcacGGGACAACTTAGAGAATCCTATATGAAAACTATCACAAGTTAATTGTAGGTCTAAAATAAAACTCTAGAACCTTTAGACTATATGCGACAACTCGACTCAATTTCTGAAAACTCTATTCCCAGAAGTTGCCATGGTTTACTTGAGGCTAATCATCGCAGCCATATATCATTTGAACGAGTTTCACCATCTGACTTTTTAATGACACACATGAGATTCTAAGATTCAGTTGACCATATTACCCagggaaaagaaacaaaaaattaactcCCATTAAGATCTTCAAAAGAAATCCCCACAATATTTAAACTGTCATcagaaacataaaatatcCATCCCAGCAAAGGGAAAGACAAACCTGCAGTcgcttctctttctttctctcatttCGCTTAGCTGACTTGGTCTTGGTTTTTACATCTGTTGTCGGAGGTTCATAGCCAGGAGGTCCATCGTGCGATGCCATCTCCTTTTTCCACTGTAGCACACAGAAAAAAGGTAATCCCAATGAATACCACAATGATGACTTCTAGGATACACTAGTATAGGAATTAAACATCTAgcagaaaaataatagaatgaaATTGATGTCTTTCACTTGAATCATCAATTTTCCAgaacatatattaaaatctcTTTTGTTTAGAATTGTATCAGccaatcatcatcatcttaccggagaaaaaaattgaccCACAAAACTGTTGGTTTGGTTTCTCAAGAAGCCCTACTAGGGAAAAGGGATCTATAATTAAGAAGAATGAGACCTAACAAGTaactattataaaaaaaaggtgacACAGCATCTAAGATAAACATTGAACATATTGAGGGGCCATATGTTGTTAAAGTCCCTCTCAACTTGTCTAAAGGTCCTACTGTTCCTCTTCCCCATAGACTGCACAAATGAGCACACTCCAAGATTAAATTTaagcacaaaaaaaaaagtcaatgaGGGTGATCTGCctcattttcaatttgtataTTGAATTGTGGATGATGCAAGAATTCCAATGAGTCCTGTATGATGTATAGGCCTCCTATCGAGGGAGCCTGATTAACAAGAGGCAGCTCAAGAGATGTGATTGTAGACTTAAGTTATATTGAATCAACAAAAGTTATATTGAATCAACAAGAGGCATGTACAATCTCTATACTTCCTTTTCATTAAAGATATAGGAAATGTATGGCATAAAAATGCTCATATCtttgattaaattgttaaaaaggCACTTACTACACCAGTATCAGCAATAGCTCAACCTTTAAGTCACTCTCTACTTTCTCTAAGAAATCATGGGTTCAGAAGCCTCCAACCCACTCGTGAGGTATTATTTTCCGAAAAGGACTTTTAACTTCCATTATgtcataattttcatttttcacagTACTATTCCATCACGATTCATGtacatacatattttattttacttttgtgcATTTCCTCAAATGAAATGATTGTCTAATGTCATGGGCTACTGTATTGCACTCTGCTTTGCCCTTTGCTTCGTCCTTTACAACACACCAAAGTAAAAATTAACACAACGGTAGCTCAAAGGGCGATTTCATTTTCCTAGTATGAATTTTCATGAGCAAGGCACAAAGGGCAAACAAACTATATCTCAATACAAAAGGAAGGAGAAACAACAGAGTGCAggaaaagatggaaagaaGATAATGTATGCGCAAGAGGCACACATACCAGAGCCCCTTTGGACTGGTAAATTGCGACTTCTTCTTGTGGAACATAGCCGGCCCTAATCCGAATGGGTTTTCGAAGAGTACCATCGGGTCGCCTTGTTGGTGCTAGAAtcctttctccttcttttaGGGTTTTGCTCAGCTCCGTCATTTGCTTGCACAGATCTTCTCCACCTCCATCACTACTCCCCATCGCCTAAAAGGCAATTAATTGCTGAACTGCAAAAATTCAATATCATATTCAAAAAAGATTTCCACCTTATTTTGTCAATTACTCCAAACTGGAGCAAGTCATGTACGATggcaaaaactaaaaagagtTATATTCAAGGGAAATGACATGCTTCCTAAATCCTAAGTGGTTATTCTCTTAAGTGTCCATTTGTATTGGAAGTTTCTTATATCCATTGAAGGCCTTATGGAGGTTGAACCCATAACGATAACAATGCTGACATTAGCACAACATCAACAAAAAACATAGGCATGTTCAAAccttttattcaatttctaGAACTTCATGACCTTTCAGTTCACTT
Coding sequences within:
- the LOC101204684 gene encoding partner of Y14 and mago, with translation MGSSDGGGEDLCKQMTELSKTLKEGERILAPTRRPDGTLRKPIRIRAGYVPQEEVAIYQSKGALWKKEMASHDGPPGYEPPTTDVKTKTKSAKRNERKKEKRLQAAHEKDKVLEQVVVEEITEAKEAYVDNRLEPIQSLSSQMNELSVSTNLKVESPSSEPIDDPQLPSSDLDKRIRATKKKIRMAEAQLQKTPLQDMKPEQANKLSKLETWRSELMLLEEQRLKLNSSS